From one Triticum urartu cultivar G1812 chromosome 3, Tu2.1, whole genome shotgun sequence genomic stretch:
- the LOC125547294 gene encoding uncharacterized protein LOC125547294, translated as MAFSSFPWPFRRRAGGSGSGGTGPSKPSAAEGKEEDAEELSVTPQLLEFLQTLSPDAFKAVLCFVAGGSAELAAELLDWQQRHAVLVLARAKELAKVRYDLCPRHMKDKQFWTYILS; from the exons ATGGCCTTCTCCTCGTTCCCATGGCCGTTCCGCCGCCGAgccggcggcagcggcagcggcggaaCCGGCCCAAGCAAACCCTCCGCCGCGGaggggaaggaggaggacgcggaggaGCTCAGCGTCACGCCACAGCTCCTTGAATTCCTCCAGACACTCTCCCCCGACGCCTTCAA GGCGGTGCTATGCTTTGTCGCAGGAGGATCCGCGGAGTTGGCGGCCGAGCTCTTGGACTGGCAGCAGCGGCACGCCGTCCTCGTTCTCGCCAGAGCCAAG GAACTCGCTAAGGTCCGCTATGATCTGTGCCCACGCCACATGAAGGACAAGCAGTTCTGGACATACATCTTGTCGTAA